Proteins from a genomic interval of Sphingobacteriales bacterium:
- a CDS encoding Crp/Fnr family transcriptional regulator: MSPINNIALTEQLHSLFEPALVAEMIEFGKEMKIEAGKMIMDYGKQVSMMPLIVGGTVKVMKMDDEGREILLYYLSDHDSCSMAFACCMESRRSEIRAVAEEDVTLIALPQQKLNEWICKYPSWKSYIFNNFDKRFSELLKSIEGIAFKKLDERLVAYLKERQRVGKSSLIKASHQNIAEELGTSRVVVSRLLKQLENDQKLLLYRNEIKLLKDF, from the coding sequence ATGTCGCCGATTAATAATATAGCTCTGACCGAACAATTACACTCGCTTTTTGAACCTGCTTTGGTAGCAGAAATGATAGAATTTGGCAAAGAAATGAAAATTGAAGCGGGGAAAATGATTATGGACTACGGCAAACAGGTGAGTATGATGCCTTTGATTGTGGGCGGTACGGTGAAAGTGATGAAAATGGACGATGAAGGCAGAGAAATTTTGTTGTATTATCTCTCTGACCACGATAGTTGCAGTATGGCTTTTGCTTGTTGTATGGAGAGCCGCCGCAGCGAAATCCGTGCTGTTGCTGAAGAAGATGTGACTTTAATTGCTTTGCCCCAGCAAAAACTCAACGAATGGATATGTAAGTATCCTTCGTGGAAAAGCTATATTTTTAACAATTTTGACAAGCGTTTTTCGGAGCTGCTCAAATCTATTGAAGGGATTGCTTTTAAAAAGTTAGATGAGCGTTTGGTGGCTTATCTAAAAGAGCGACAAAGGGTAGGAAAATCCTCTTTGATAAAGGCTTCGCATCAAAATATTGCCGAAGAATTGGGTACTTCGCGGGTGGTGGTGTCGCGTTTGCTCAAACAATTGGAAAACGACCAAAAACTGCTCCTCTATCGCAACGAAATTAAGCTGCTGAAAGATTTTTAG
- a CDS encoding thymidine kinase, with the protein MFIEPSIASKQKGWIEVICGSMFSGKTEELIRRLRRAQIANQRVEIFKPTIDKRYDEESVVSHNKNSIASTPVENSQAILLLAHNVNVVGIDEAQFFDENLPDVCEQLAKKGLRVVVAGLDKDFLGKPFGCMPYILALGDYVTKLHAICVRCGDLATHSFRKTNNSGTILIGETESYEPRCRNCYYQHNTK; encoded by the coding sequence ATGTTTATAGAACCTTCCATTGCCTCCAAGCAAAAAGGGTGGATAGAAGTTATTTGCGGCTCTATGTTTTCGGGCAAAACCGAAGAATTAATCCGGCGGCTGCGCCGCGCACAGATTGCCAACCAAAGGGTGGAAATTTTCAAGCCCACCATTGACAAGCGTTATGATGAGGAAAGTGTTGTATCCCATAATAAAAACAGCATTGCTTCTACACCCGTAGAAAATTCGCAGGCAATCTTATTATTGGCTCATAATGTAAATGTGGTAGGCATTGACGAGGCGCAGTTTTTTGATGAAAATTTGCCCGATGTGTGCGAGCAGTTGGCAAAAAAAGGTTTGCGCGTGGTAGTGGCGGGTTTGGATAAAGACTTTTTGGGAAAACCCTTCGGTTGTATGCCTTATATTTTGGCTTTGGGCGATTATGTCACTAAATTGCACGCTATTTGTGTGCGGTGCGGTGATTTGGCGACTCATTCTTTTCGCAAAACAAACAATAGCGGCACTATCTTAATCGGCGAAACGGAATCGTATGAGCCGCGCTGCCGAAATTGTTATTATCAGCACAATACCAAGTAG
- a CDS encoding 3-hydroxybutyryl-CoA dehydrogenase, with amino-acid sequence MNFNIITVIGAGTMGNGIAHVCAQQGYTVRLLDVNEVALQKAVATIATNLDRLIAKQSLTEADKTATLARLSTHTDMAAAVRNADLVIEAATENVELKLKIFKQLDELCAPETLLASNTSSISITKIAAATRRPQQVIGMHFMNPVPVMKLVEVIRGYATSDAVTTATIDLSRRLQKIPVEVNDYPGFVANRILMPMINEAVYTLYESVAGVEEIDTVMKLGMAHPMGPLQLADFIGLDVCLAILRVLHEGFGNPKYAPCPLLVNMVTAGKLGRKSGEGFYDYSGGGKELIVAAGFKKL; translated from the coding sequence ATGAATTTTAATATTATCACCGTTATCGGAGCCGGAACGATGGGCAACGGCATCGCTCATGTATGCGCTCAACAGGGCTACACCGTGCGTTTGTTAGATGTAAATGAAGTCGCTTTGCAAAAAGCTGTGGCAACCATCGCCACCAATTTAGACCGCCTCATTGCCAAGCAAAGCCTCACCGAAGCCGACAAAACTGCCACCCTCGCCCGCCTCAGCACCCACACCGATATGGCGGCTGCCGTGCGCAATGCCGACTTGGTGATAGAAGCCGCCACCGAAAATGTGGAACTGAAACTCAAGATTTTTAAACAATTAGATGAGTTGTGCGCCCCCGAAACGCTTTTGGCAAGCAATACTTCTTCTATTTCTATTACCAAAATTGCCGCCGCTACCCGCCGCCCGCAACAGGTAATCGGTATGCACTTTATGAATCCCGTGCCGGTGATGAAATTGGTGGAGGTGATTCGCGGATATGCCACTTCAGATGCCGTAACAACTGCTACGATAGACTTGTCGCGCCGACTGCAAAAAATTCCGGTAGAGGTGAACGATTACCCGGGTTTTGTGGCAAACCGTATTTTGATGCCGATGATTAACGAAGCCGTTTATACGCTGTATGAGAGCGTAGCGGGCGTGGAAGAAATAGATACGGTGATGAAACTCGGTATGGCGCACCCGATGGGTCCTTTGCAATTGGCTGATTTTATCGGTTTAGATGTGTGTCTGGCGATTTTGCGCGTATTGCACGAGGGTTTTGGAAACCCCAAATACGCCCCCTGCCCTTTGTTGGTGAATATGGTGACAGCCGGAAAATTAGGTAGAAAAAGCGGCGAAGGTTTTTATGATTACAGCGGCGGCGGCAAAGAATTGATAGTGGCAGCAGGATTTAAGAAATTGTAG
- a CDS encoding NAD(P)H-hydrate dehydratase, whose protein sequence is MKILQAAQIRAADAYTIAHEPVSSLSLMQRAAAACFHWLRRRYHPHRHTFYIFCGSGNNGGDGLQIGALLHDAGYAVQLYAPTYHHHKASADFLASAAMLAFKRIPLHLLHSSSDFPVFSPAAVLIDALFGSGFNRPLAADSLQAALIQYMNQSEYPLISIDIPSGLFCDDNSQNPLQHIVRATHTLTFELPKLALLLPQYQDFSGEWHLLPIGLHPQFIAEAPTSYYYSTAADLQALLLRRKKFAHKGDFGQVCLAMGSFGKIGAALLAAKGCLRSGAGLLTMYVPACGYGIVQGGVPEAMCNCSEATQPHYLHGNSPDTDKYAVVGIGCGIGTAEPVRCFLEKVLEQKPPRLLLDADALNIMAAHRYLLDLLPPHSILTPHPKEFERLVGKKWKSDEEKLQWQRDFARQHQAIVVLKGAHTAVALPDGTVYFNSSGNAGMAKGGSGDVLSGMICGLWAQGYEAATAARLGVYLHGRAGDWAAQQWGQEAMTASDIAENLSNAFWEIKKQNDTD, encoded by the coding sequence ATGAAAATCCTGCAAGCCGCCCAAATTCGCGCTGCCGATGCCTATACCATCGCCCACGAGCCGGTCTCGTCTTTGTCGCTGATGCAACGCGCCGCCGCCGCTTGTTTTCATTGGCTGCGCCGCCGCTATCACCCGCACCGCCACACTTTTTATATCTTTTGCGGCAGTGGCAACAATGGCGGCGATGGCTTGCAAATCGGTGCTTTGCTCCACGATGCGGGCTATGCGGTGCAGCTATATGCCCCCACTTACCACCATCACAAGGCTTCTGCCGATTTTCTGGCAAGTGCGGCAATGCTCGCTTTCAAGCGCATACCCCTGCACCTCCTGCACAGCAGCAGCGATTTTCCTGTTTTTTCGCCTGCTGCCGTATTGATTGACGCACTTTTTGGCAGTGGCTTCAACCGCCCCCTCGCCGCCGACAGTTTGCAGGCTGCCCTGATTCAATATATGAACCAAAGCGAGTACCCCCTCATTTCCATTGATATTCCTTCCGGCTTGTTTTGCGACGACAACAGCCAAAACCCCTTGCAGCATATAGTACGCGCCACGCATACGCTCACTTTTGAGTTGCCCAAATTAGCTTTGCTGCTGCCGCAGTATCAGGATTTTTCGGGCGAGTGGCACCTTTTGCCGATAGGTTTGCACCCACAATTTATCGCCGAAGCCCCCACTTCTTATTATTACAGCACCGCCGCCGACCTGCAAGCTCTCCTGCTTCGCCGCAAAAAATTCGCCCACAAAGGCGATTTCGGGCAGGTATGCTTGGCAATGGGGAGTTTCGGGAAAATAGGAGCGGCACTATTGGCGGCAAAGGGCTGTTTGCGCAGTGGAGCGGGACTGCTGACGATGTATGTGCCTGCTTGCGGCTACGGCATTGTTCAGGGCGGCGTTCCCGAAGCAATGTGCAATTGCAGCGAAGCCACGCAGCCTCATTATCTGCACGGCAACAGCCCCGATACCGACAAGTATGCAGTAGTGGGCATCGGTTGCGGCATCGGAACGGCAGAGCCTGTGCGCTGTTTTTTGGAAAAGGTATTGGAACAAAAACCGCCGCGCCTTTTGTTAGATGCCGATGCGCTGAATATCATGGCAGCGCACCGCTATTTATTGGACTTGTTGCCGCCACACAGCATACTCACGCCACACCCCAAAGAATTTGAGCGATTGGTGGGTAAAAAATGGAAAAGCGACGAAGAAAAACTACAATGGCAACGCGACTTTGCCCGACAGCATCAGGCAATAGTGGTGCTGAAAGGAGCGCATACCGCCGTTGCACTGCCCGATGGCACGGTGTATTTCAACAGTAGCGGCAATGCGGGTATGGCGAAAGGCGGCAGTGGCGATGTATTGAGTGGTATGATATGCGGCTTATGGGCGCAGGGCTACGAGGCAGCAACGGCAGCGCGTTTGGGCGTTTATTTGCACGGGCGTGCCGGCGATTGGGCGGCGCAGCAGTGGGGGCAAGAGGCAATGACCGCCTCCGACATCGCCGAAAACCTGAGCAATGCGTTTTGGGAAATAAAAAAACAAAATGATACAGACTGA
- a CDS encoding leucine-rich repeat domain-containing protein — MKTSGGGALHQRQRRDRLVGDGIGIGSANLGGLQDFHISGAYFFVFCSLNKIRKSLYLRLYFLPKETKLHPMSRTSAEAMYRIDKAKRNGATTLDLGGFGLTTIPSELDNLAHLQELNLSYNNISEIKGLDNLSNLQQLYLDNNQISEIKGLDMLSNLQRLDLYSNKNSEIMVLDNLGSLQELNLYDNQISEIKGLDNLSNLQQLYLDNNQISEIKGLDMLSNLQRLDLYSNKISEIKGLDMLSNLQELNLYDNKISEIKGLDNLSNLQELNLYDNKISEIKGLDNLSNVQILDLYNNQISKIKDLDNLSNLQILNLSANQISEIKGLDNLSNLQRLELRNNQITAIEPFLLFLQRENRPLKIVFSNHTFIINNQSINLYDNPLQTPPLAIAQEGTAAILRYFEELKKGTKPLMEAKVLIVGQGEAGKTSLKRKLMDINAELPEGKDTTRTIEIDRKPYPYQKETLTIHYWDFGAQNIQHYAHQFFLTENSLYILLSNDREQNPNFQYWLNIIALLGKNSKVLIVQNQKQGHCAPIRNAAAIRGRFGNVLSPFYALDISKVADEGKDRKEYENIERAIVQQALAIPLVTRSYAASFVDIRKKLEDLPASMQYLTWQDYINICKKFGVSEDTAKDYAIAYNAVGVCLYYPDHYLLNNYVFLRPKWIIDALFDLLYSPDVEGGELDSCRLKSIWSAPHYAGMHGNLLYLLEHFELCYRVQDKENLYIVPQRLPIASDSYGFEVQNTTQVVYDYEFMPTGIITRFICRQHLKIKKVWCDAVILEYQQETALVKEVYGDNKIKIEASILHNNILLNIIIDCIDTIHQSFKEKGFNLNVKKLIPCCCEECINSEEPYYFEYDDLMKLVRRGEAKDKERCKKSNTRIVIEDILKRSNLETIKNKGMTRIFISYSKMDLPLISEFQNHLKVLKRDNLVESWFCTELLAGGKWDNDIQEHFNKADMVCFMVSSNFMSNDYIYEYEIKRAFERQNEDPNFKIVPIILDFCRWKTQTYNLSDFTALPYTAKPICDFENRNLAWYIVIECLRISIEEGKYPNSEDYFANHEQFPQDIRAYFKTTKEKVKKIDTEDILKRSNLETIKNKGMKKIFISYAEEDATYLRDFVTAISTLKRQGLVESWFDRESLPGSDWDSDIQNNMRKADIIVILVSGDYFKEEKKYIWEVEIPIIAEKLCSAPNSVIPVVVRPTDSWYDVPIGKNITLGKPNALPAKGKPITDFQKDAAWQEVAAGIRRVIQHKLD; from the coding sequence ATGAAAACAAGCGGCGGCGGCGCGTTGCATCAGCGACAAAGACGAGACCGGCTCGTGGGCGATGGTATAGGCATCGGCAGCGCGAATTTGGGCGGCTTGCAGGATTTTCATATTTCAGGGGCTTATTTTTTTGTTTTTTGTTCCCTCAACAAAATTAGAAAATCCCTATATTTACGCTTATATTTTTTACCCAAAGAAACGAAACTGCACCCGATGAGCCGCACCTCAGCCGAAGCCATGTACCGCATAGATAAAGCGAAACGAAACGGAGCAACAACTTTAGATTTAGGTGGATTCGGATTAACCACCATACCGTCCGAATTGGATAACTTGGCACACTTACAAGAATTAAACCTTTCCTATAATAATATCAGCGAGATAAAGGGCTTGGATAATTTGAGCAACTTGCAGCAATTATACCTTGATAATAATCAAATCAGCGAGATAAAGGGTTTGGATATGTTGAGCAACTTGCAAAGATTAGACCTTTATTCTAATAAAAACAGCGAGATAATGGTCTTGGATAATTTGGGAAGCTTACAGGAATTAAACCTTTACGATAATCAAATCAGCGAGATAAAGGGCTTGGATAATTTGAGCAACTTGCAGCAATTATACCTTGATAATAATCAAATCAGCGAGATAAAGGGTTTGGATATGTTGAGCAACTTGCAAAGATTAGACCTTTATTCTAATAAAATCAGCGAGATAAAGGGTTTGGATATGTTGAGCAACTTACAGGAATTAAACCTTTACGATAATAAAATCAGCGAGATAAAGGGCTTGGATAATTTGAGCAACTTACAGGAATTAAACCTTTACGATAATAAAATCAGCGAGATAAAGGGCTTGGATAATTTGAGTAATGTGCAAATATTAGACCTTTATAATAATCAAATCAGCAAGATAAAGGACTTGGATAATCTGAGTAACTTGCAAATATTAAACCTTTCCGCTAATCAAATCAGTGAGATAAAGGGCTTGGATAATCTGAGTAACTTGCAAAGATTAGAGCTTCGCAATAATCAAATTACAGCTATTGAGCCTTTTTTGCTCTTTTTACAGCGCGAAAACCGACCTTTAAAAATAGTTTTTTCTAATCATACTTTTATCATAAACAATCAAAGCATCAACCTCTACGACAATCCCCTCCAAACGCCGCCTTTGGCTATTGCTCAAGAGGGTACGGCGGCAATATTGCGGTATTTTGAGGAGTTAAAGAAAGGAACAAAACCGTTGATGGAGGCAAAGGTGCTGATAGTGGGGCAAGGCGAAGCAGGTAAAACTTCTTTGAAGCGAAAATTAATGGATATAAATGCCGAACTGCCCGAAGGAAAAGACACAACCCGCACCATAGAAATAGACCGTAAGCCGTACCCCTATCAAAAGGAAACCCTGACCATTCATTACTGGGACTTTGGCGCACAAAATATTCAGCACTATGCGCATCAGTTTTTTTTAACCGAAAACTCCTTGTATATACTCCTGAGCAACGACCGCGAACAAAACCCCAATTTTCAATATTGGCTCAATATCATCGCTTTATTGGGAAAAAACAGCAAGGTATTGATTGTCCAAAACCAAAAACAGGGGCATTGTGCCCCCATCCGCAATGCCGCCGCCATTCGGGGGCGTTTTGGCAATGTATTGTCGCCTTTTTATGCTTTAGACATCAGCAAAGTTGCCGATGAAGGCAAAGACCGGAAGGAATATGAAAATATTGAACGAGCCATTGTTCAACAAGCCTTAGCCATTCCCTTAGTGACACGCTCCTATGCTGCTTCTTTTGTGGATATACGAAAAAAATTGGAGGACTTGCCTGCTTCAATGCAGTATCTTACTTGGCAGGATTATATAAATATATGTAAGAAATTTGGAGTGTCGGAAGATACGGCAAAGGATTACGCCATTGCTTACAATGCGGTAGGTGTTTGTTTATATTATCCCGACCATTATCTGTTAAATAATTATGTGTTTCTGCGCCCCAAGTGGATTATAGATGCCCTATTTGATTTGCTCTATTCGCCTGATGTAGAAGGAGGTGAATTGGACAGTTGCCGTTTGAAATCTATATGGAGTGCTCCCCATTATGCGGGTATGCACGGCAATTTATTGTATTTGCTGGAGCATTTTGAATTGTGTTACCGCGTACAGGACAAAGAAAATTTGTATATAGTACCCCAGCGTTTGCCCATTGCCTCCGATAGTTACGGCTTTGAGGTGCAGAATACCACGCAAGTAGTATATGACTACGAGTTTATGCCGACCGGTATTATTACGCGCTTTATTTGTCGCCAGCACCTCAAAATAAAAAAAGTATGGTGCGATGCCGTAATTTTGGAATATCAACAAGAAACCGCCTTAGTAAAAGAAGTATATGGCGACAACAAAATAAAAATAGAAGCAAGCATCCTGCACAACAATATTTTGCTCAATATTATCATTGACTGCATAGATACCATACATCAGAGTTTTAAAGAGAAAGGGTTTAATTTGAACGTGAAAAAACTGATACCCTGTTGTTGTGAGGAGTGCATAAATTCTGAAGAGCCTTATTATTTTGAATATGATGATCTGATGAAGTTGGTGCGGCGGGGCGAAGCCAAGGATAAAGAACGCTGTAAAAAAAGTAATACAAGGATTGTTATCGAAGATATTTTAAAACGCAGTAATTTAGAGACCATTAAAAATAAAGGTATGACCCGTATTTTCATCTCTTATTCCAAGATGGATTTACCGCTTATTTCAGAATTTCAAAATCACCTCAAGGTACTCAAGCGCGATAATTTAGTAGAAAGCTGGTTTTGCACGGAGCTGTTGGCAGGCGGCAAATGGGACAATGATATTCAGGAGCATTTTAATAAAGCGGATATGGTCTGTTTTATGGTGAGTTCGAATTTTATGAGTAACGATTATATTTATGAATACGAAATTAAAAGAGCCTTTGAACGGCAAAATGAAGACCCCAATTTTAAGATAGTGCCTATTATTTTAGATTTTTGCCGTTGGAAAACCCAAACCTACAATCTAAGCGATTTTACGGCATTGCCCTATACTGCCAAGCCCATTTGTGATTTTGAAAACAGAAATTTAGCTTGGTATATTGTAATTGAGTGTTTGCGCATCAGTATAGAAGAAGGAAAATATCCAAATTCGGAAGATTATTTCGCCAATCACGAACAATTTCCACAGGATATAAGAGCATATTTTAAGACCACTAAAGAAAAAGTAAAAAAAATTGATACCGAAGATATTTTAAAACGCAGTAATTTAGAGACCATTAAAAATAAAGGTATGAAAAAAATTTTTATTTCTTATGCAGAAGAAGATGCAACGTATTTAAGAGATTTTGTAACTGCTATTTCTACACTAAAAAGACAAGGTTTAGTTGAATCTTGGTTTGACCGTGAATCTTTGCCCGGAAGTGATTGGGATAGTGATATACAGAACAATATGCGCAAGGCGGATATTATTGTGATATTAGTGAGCGGTGATTATTTCAAAGAAGAAAAAAAATATATTTGGGAGGTTGAAATTCCCATTATTGCCGAAAAATTATGCTCCGCACCCAATAGCGTTATTCCGGTTGTTGTTCGTCCTACGGATAGTTGGTACGATGTTCCAATAGGAAAAAATATTACTTTGGGAAAACCCAATGCTTTGCCCGCCAAAGGAAAACCAATTACTGACTTTCAAAAAGATGCGGCTTGGCAAGAAGTAGCTGCCGGAATACGGCGCGTTATACAACATAAGTTAGATTGA
- a CDS encoding NADH-quinone oxidoreductase subunit M encodes MYALLLILIPLVGALLTALAGNRLAKFIAFAVSSLAFVVTLLLLAGFDPNGGLQQVWLVPWMPQLGLNFHIGVDGIGILPVLLTGLLVPIIILASANRHYARASAFYALILLMQSALFGVFMAQDVFLYYLFWEGALIPIYFIAAIWGGADRIRITFKFLLYTIFGSLFMLLAFVYLYLQTPLPHQAGVAALYAAPVSSAAQTWVFWALFVAFAIKMPVFPFHTWQPDTYTDAPAPATMLLSGIMLKMGVYSLYRWLLPLTPEATAQWGGVAMVLSVAGIIYGSVIALQQSDIKRLLAYSSFAHVGLMSAGILSLTLAGWQGGLIQMLAHGINVVGLFYVVDLIQQRTQTRQLKALGGLTREAPLLTVCFAVLMLGAVALPLTNGFVGEFLLLKGVFEYNMGIAAVAGITIILGAAYMLRFFQYSMLGEKQLQKPIQDLNTYELLTLLPLVALVLLMGIFPNLFLRLTEPAVQALLQVARG; translated from the coding sequence ATGTACGCTCTTTTACTTATTCTTATTCCATTAGTGGGTGCGCTGCTGACAGCACTGGCAGGCAATCGTTTGGCAAAATTCATTGCTTTTGCGGTGTCTTCGCTCGCTTTTGTGGTCACTTTGCTGCTCCTTGCAGGTTTCGACCCAAACGGCGGATTGCAACAGGTGTGGTTAGTGCCTTGGATGCCGCAATTGGGGCTTAATTTTCATATTGGGGTAGATGGTATCGGTATTTTGCCGGTTTTGCTCACGGGTTTGTTAGTGCCGATTATCATTTTGGCATCAGCGAATCGTCATTATGCGCGTGCCTCTGCCTTCTATGCCCTTATTTTGCTGATGCAGAGTGCTTTGTTCGGAGTGTTTATGGCGCAAGATGTATTTTTGTATTATTTATTTTGGGAGGGCGCACTCATTCCTATTTATTTCATAGCCGCTATTTGGGGCGGGGCGGATAGGATTCGTATTACCTTTAAGTTTTTGTTATATACTATTTTCGGGAGCTTGTTTATGTTGCTGGCGTTTGTGTATTTGTATTTGCAAACACCACTGCCGCATCAGGCGGGAGTAGCTGCTTTGTATGCTGCACCTGTGTCGTCGGCAGCGCAAACGTGGGTGTTTTGGGCTTTGTTTGTGGCTTTTGCCATCAAAATGCCGGTGTTCCCTTTTCATACTTGGCAGCCGGATACTTACACCGATGCGCCTGCACCGGCTACGATGTTGTTGTCGGGGATTATGCTGAAAATGGGCGTATATAGTTTGTATCGCTGGCTGTTGCCGCTTACGCCCGAAGCTACGGCACAATGGGGCGGCGTGGCGATGGTTTTGTCGGTAGCGGGTATTATTTACGGCTCGGTGATAGCTTTGCAGCAGTCGGATATAAAACGTTTGTTGGCGTATTCTTCGTTTGCGCACGTTGGCTTGATGTCGGCGGGTATTTTGTCGCTGACCTTGGCGGGGTGGCAAGGTGGTTTGATACAGATGTTGGCGCACGGTATTAATGTAGTGGGTTTGTTTTATGTGGTGGATCTGATACAGCAGCGCACCCAAACACGGCAGTTGAAGGCATTGGGCGGGCTTACGCGCGAAGCACCTTTACTGACGGTGTGTTTTGCAGTGCTGATGTTGGGGGCGGTGGCTTTGCCGCTCACGAATGGTTTTGTGGGTGAGTTTTTGTTGCTCAAAGGCGTATTTGAATACAATATGGGCATTGCGGCGGTAGCGGGCATCACCATTATTTTGGGGGCGGCGTATATGTTGCGCTTTTTTCAGTATTCTATGCTGGGCGAAAAGCAGCTTCAGAAACCCATTCAGGATTTGAACACTTATGAGCTGCTCACGCTTTTGCCTTTGGTGGCATTGGTGTTGCTGATGGGCATATTTCCGAATTTATTTTTGCGTCTCACCGAGCCGGCAGTACAGGCTTTGCTGCAAGTGGCACGCGGATAG
- a CDS encoding PKD domain-containing protein: MTPQNLAKIIILWLSANILYTNITTLAQTPKYFWNTYGSSGDIKEIDSEVLVYNDSLFIVSAKQLDFVSSATKILLWGIDGKGNMIWQKSFGEEEAYNRKSKINLTPQKNINFITYAFPNDTNKVAVSHFIEVDSKGETIIKKVIQDSISNKYTFFYNILNVPNGYLLSRSSFYIIDNDIKPKPNLVKINYSGEMIWHRQFPEFDSGFIKNLTPANDGGYYLSGSYEKEENRDIFLIKTDSLGNDEWKTSKDSVKIENFEQTHEINKDTLVGIFKYFIEEENKGTMYIAKFDKNFNIFSYSPEFNEKTTALLQNHQDHTWIGVAPFLEGSIYIGLEFFKLDAQGNLLWRRLYGKPAYSFYDGGDIQTLSDGSFVIVSSKENGKQSDVILFKVNCMGLQTEPQAYFETEITETSNILRFHNLSTAVYPDSTDGGHFVWDFGDGNTSSLQNPEHSYDRSGTYRVVLKGIVCKDTSVYHQDIFVKVPPPANYQWQLSSLHNRQGTLSLLYDIPEEGNHSFRLYDMLGREVLQQTLLSATRGAADIPLSALSAGSYVACLYKDNERIFIQKIILQ; encoded by the coding sequence ATGACACCGCAAAATCTGGCAAAAATTATTATACTATGGCTAAGTGCCAATATTCTATATACCAATATCACTACACTTGCCCAAACCCCAAAATACTTTTGGAATACTTATGGCAGCAGTGGAGATATCAAGGAAATAGATTCAGAAGTATTAGTTTATAATGATAGTCTGTTTATAGTGAGCGCAAAGCAATTAGACTTCGTTTCTTCTGCTACCAAAATACTCTTGTGGGGAATAGACGGAAAAGGAAACATGATATGGCAGAAATCATTTGGAGAAGAAGAAGCCTATAACAGAAAAAGCAAAATAAACCTGACTCCGCAAAAAAATATTAATTTTATCACTTATGCCTTTCCCAATGATACAAATAAAGTAGCGGTTTCTCACTTTATAGAAGTAGATAGTAAAGGAGAAACAATAATAAAAAAAGTCATACAAGATAGTATCAGCAATAAATACACCTTTTTTTATAATATTCTTAATGTTCCAAACGGATATTTATTGTCGCGCAGCTCATTCTATATTATAGACAACGACATTAAACCCAAACCCAATTTAGTAAAAATAAATTATTCGGGCGAAATGATATGGCATCGTCAATTTCCTGAATTTGATTCCGGTTTTATCAAGAATTTAACCCCTGCAAATGATGGTGGTTATTATTTAAGTGGCAGCTACGAAAAAGAAGAAAACAGAGATATTTTTCTCATAAAAACTGATAGCTTAGGTAATGACGAATGGAAAACAAGTAAAGACTCCGTCAAAATAGAGAATTTTGAACAAACACACGAAATCAACAAAGATACATTGGTAGGGATATTTAAATATTTTATAGAAGAGGAAAACAAGGGAACCATGTATATCGCTAAATTTGATAAAAATTTCAATATATTTTCGTACTCCCCTGAATTTAATGAAAAAACAACAGCATTGTTACAAAATCATCAAGATCATACTTGGATAGGGGTTGCTCCGTTTTTAGAGGGTAGCATATATATAGGTTTAGAATTTTTTAAACTTGATGCACAAGGAAATTTACTATGGAGAAGATTATACGGAAAACCTGCCTATTCTTTTTATGATGGTGGTGATATCCAAACATTATCAGATGGGAGTTTTGTTATTGTAAGTTCAAAAGAAAATGGAAAGCAATCAGACGTAATCCTGTTCAAAGTGAATTGTATGGGGCTTCAAACAGAGCCGCAAGCCTATTTTGAAACCGAAATCACTGAAACAAGCAATATACTCCGCTTTCACAACCTCAGCACCGCCGTTTATCCCGACAGCACCGATGGAGGGCATTTTGTATGGGATTTCGGCGATGGCAATACCTCTTCGCTCCAAAATCCCGAGCATAGCTACGACCGAAGCGGCACTTATCGCGTTGTACTCAAAGGCATTGTGTGTAAAGATACTTCTGTTTATCATCAGGATATTTTTGTAAAAGTGCCGCCCCCTGCCAATTATCAATGGCAATTATCCAGTCTGCACAATCGTCAAGGCACCCTGTCGCTGCTCTACGATATTCCCGAAGAGGGCAATCATAGTTTCAGATTATACGATATGCTCGGAAGAGAAGTTTTACAGCAAACCCTATTGTCTGCCACACGCGGTGCAGCAGATATTCCGCTATCCGCGCTCAGTGCAGGCTCTTATGTAGCGTGTTTGTATAAAGACAATGAAAGGATATTTATTCAAAAAATTATACTGCAATAG